The Corylus avellana chromosome ca11, CavTom2PMs-1.0 genome contains the following window.
GATTTATGACATGAAGTCATCATTTCTGCAAAAGGATGGAGGATGTGTGTGTTCACTGGTTATGGAGCTGACCTAATTGTTAACACAAAGAGTGTTGGTTAATGGAAAACTTATGGGAAAATGGGCCCTCTAGTACAAGGATTATAGTTCCAGGTTGGCTTCCCACCTCTGAGCAGTATCATCGCATCATAGATGACAAGTTAGTACAAGACTTCAGTCATAAGTTCTTTGCTATGTTGAGTATCAAATCAATAAGATATACAGGCTGAAAAGTCTGTGGATGTATTTAGGTATGTAATCATGCACATGTATGAGCAAATAGGAAATGGCACACCAACACCATATAAATTTTGAGGATACTCTCGCACTTGTCTAACAGCATCAGGATTTTTATAGCGGCTAAAGCGCTTCACATACTGCAGTGACTTTTCGAACACTCtgaaaaagagaaataagaaaaaagaatgaagaacAAATAAACCACATTTTGTCAGAGGGCAGAAAGTTTAACTCATGCAAGTTTATAGCCTATTAATGCTAACAGGCAAGCTGGGAAActtaaattcataaaagaataaactcttcataaaaatagaaagaataaCAATGCAGAGAACCCGCTTGTCCCATCCATTAATCTGTCATATCAACAATTACAGATTTTGTAATCTTTCCTGGTTCCTCAGGAACAGCACCTTCAGCATTTATAATATCATGGTCAAGATCAAGATAGGGGTTGGATGTAGAAACAAATTAAGATAAGTTAAAGGGAATTCATAGATTGGACAACACTCAAGAAGAAATCATAGTTGATATATTGGTGAAATAATTACAGGTAATAATAAAGTCGACATATAAAGTCAATCAAAAATCAAAGCTAAATAAATAGTAGTTCCACTTAgataaaggagaagaaagataACTTGAACACGACTTTAGCTTATCAGCTATAATTTTAGATGTAATTCAGGaatagacattttttttttcagttagGAAAATGGCTAAAAGAGAGAACCATCTTTGCTGCCTTCTTTTTTACTAGCGAAATGTATGAAGTTATGTCACCCAATAGAAGAATCCGTCAACTTGCACACACACCAGACAAGGAGGGTATATCAGAGTTTAGACATAGACCTCACTTCATACTCCTAAACACACTGCGCTAGGCCTTCTAAATAAACACACTCAGCAGGTAAAACAGTGAACGATGTGGGAACAAAATCTAAGCAAgaacttgatttttcaaattcatataAGGTGAAGCTCTAGTTTTGAACCTAAAACCAACAAGCGGAATTGggaaattatacatatataaataaacatgaaatatacccatatattaaataaatgatatatgCGAATTTAGGGTAGTTCCCTGAATTAAAACATGATAGGAAACATGTAAAACCTTGAGTTACCCCATAATCACATCTTGGCCAGGTGAAATTGAGCCCTTGCACAAATATCTTAAGCAAGAACCCATTGGAATGGCCGCAAAAACACgagaataattaaaaattaaccaaaaaaaaaaagatgtagaAGACATTTCTTACTCGTCAGgatataagaaaaaagaaaaattaggacTTCTATAATTCTATGTGCCCACAATGGAACACAAACAACATACAGTTATAATATACCGATAATATCTGATTCAGAAAGCTAATATATATGCCCTAAACCAGAAATTAGAAACTTTCAGAGTCCAAAGTTTCTCTTATTTGACTCCTCAATTGAAAGAAAGATATTTATGcctactttcttctttttacccttttttctttttttttcatgaaattcACAAAAACTTAAAGGGAAAAGCCTTGTAAGAAAGATGTTAAAACATAGTAAAGCAAACGAAGTAACATATACCCTGACAATAGATTATACGCAACTCAAGAAGAAATCATGGTTGAGATATCACAACTGCATTAAGTTATAAAATGTATACAAAAAATCCAGCATCATCAGAGTCTAATAAGCGATGGCACAACTTTCTAAAGAACAGTCGAATTAACTTGAATATGTATAAGAATTAATATAGAACTGAAACTGTGCTCCTAAATACATCGTATGTTGAACTGAAATAATGAGCTTATGAGGAATTGGTATAGTACTTACTGGGAAACCTGATTCAGTGGATCCTCCGACATTTGTTGAAGCTGCTCATATTTGTGCTCAAGAATCAAAGCAACTTCACAATTCATTAAACACTTGGCCTTCAAAAActctggagagagagagagagagagagagagagagaggggagagagtGGAAACTTATTAGTGGAATATGTTAAATGGCACCTCAAGTAGATTCTTCATATACCATAAAAACCGCAGATCAGTGTTAAATACTAGACAAACCCAACCCAAATGAGCAAATGCAACATCTTTACCAAATTGACATGACAATTCATTTGCATTGAGTAAGCCGTTTGTAACCCTTTTATGTTCTTATATAACATCAATTATCAACCTCGTAAGAACTGTATCAGGGAGGGGGAATGATATTACATACTGGCAAGTGGAGGTTTGCCTGCAATTTATGTGCGGGAAAATACCTACAGAGCTATGCATTAGCATATGACAAATACACATATATAATTCCTTCTGTGCTGCATCTTTTCCAAACATTACTTCAGCTCCTAACCCATTATACTTAATCGCCATTCCACCGTTCAGGAGAGCAATCTAATGCCATCTAAATACCCAGAAACAGAGACGCGCCAACATCTACTTCTATTCTTCAAGACCAatcccagagagagagagagagagagcgttaCCGTCTCCGATTTTCAGCTCTGTAGCATTCTCTTCCTCTTCCGCAGACATTTTGAGGAACAAACTGAAACTTTATCCGATTGATGAAAAATGAAGGAAACCTAGCAATAGGAAGAGATACTCAACCATTAAT
Protein-coding sequences here:
- the LOC132166128 gene encoding DNA-directed RNA polymerase II subunit 4, whose translation is MSAEEEENATELKIGDEFLKAKCLMNCEVALILEHKYEQLQQMSEDPLNQVSQVFEKSLQYVKRFSRYKNPDAVRQVREILSRYQLAEFELCVLGNLCPETVEEAIAMVPSIKTKGRAHDDEAIEKMLNDLSLIKKFE